Part of the Bacteriovorax sp. BAL6_X genome, GAATGTATAAAAAAGTATTTTTAATATCTATTTTTCTTTTTATTTCTTGTAATAAAAAGTCCTCTTCAAAAGCTGATCTGAAGTATTGGAATGAAACTCCTGTAACAAAAAAGATAAAGAATTATTTGAAAGATATTTCAGATGAAAAGTCTAAAAACTTTATTCCTGCGAGTGAAAGGATCGCTGTCTTTGATAATGATGGAACCCTTTGGGGTGAGTATCCGATGTATGTTCAGTTTATTGCACTAATAGACTTTTATAAAGATATCGTTGTTGGGAAGTATAATAAACGTAATGCTCTTGTTGATGAGGTAGTCGAACAATTTCCTAAGGTAGATGACAAGGGAAAGCTATATCAGGCACTACTTGATATGCAGGCCGGTGTTACGAATGATGAATATATGGAATATATGGCAAATTGGCTTGCAACAAAAAAACATCCGAAACTTAATAAGAAATATACGGAACTAGTTTATGCTCCAAGTGTTGAGCTAATGAGAACACTAGAAGCTTTTGATTTTAAGGTGTTTATTGTAACGGGTGGGGGAACTCACTTTGTTAGAGTTTTAAATAAAATTGTTTACCATCTACCTTCTTATCAAGTTATTGGAACAAGATTTGGAAAGAAATTTTTAGAGAATGGCTCAATTAAATTTCAAAATCAGGCCAAACTTGCTTTCTTAAATGATAAAGAAAATAAGCCAGTGGGGATTTTAGAACATATTGGAAAGGTTCCTGTTTTTGTTTTAGGTAATTCTGATGGTGACTTTGCTATGGGGAAGTATACGAGCTTAAATTCAAAATTTAAGTCATTTGTCGGGATCATTCATCACGATGAT contains:
- a CDS encoding HAD family phosphatase, which translates into the protein MYKKVFLISIFLFISCNKKSSSKADLKYWNETPVTKKIKNYLKDISDEKSKNFIPASERIAVFDNDGTLWGEYPMYVQFIALIDFYKDIVVGKYNKRNALVDEVVEQFPKVDDKGKLYQALLDMQAGVTNDEYMEYMANWLATKKHPKLNKKYTELVYAPSVELMRTLEAFDFKVFIVTGGGTHFVRVLNKIVYHLPSYQVIGTRFGKKFLENGSIKFQNQAKLAFLNDKENKPVGILEHIGKVPVFVLGNSDGDFAMGKYTSLNSKFKSFVGIIHHDDSVREFAYDRESHVGKLDKVLTEGDKYFVNLISMKKDFKQIYFSE